AATGGTCAAAATAGAGTGATTCTTGCGTTAACTCATCAATAAATGGTGTAAAACCACCAAACTCAGCATCTATACCAACAAAATCTTCACCCAAACCTTCTACAATAATAAAAACAAAATTTGGTGCTTCTTCTTTAAGGTTAAAATATGTTCCTAAGACATCTTTATCTACATTTTCCTTGAGTAATGGAAATTCCGTTTTCGCTATATAATCGGTCTTATCTAAAGAAGTAGAAATTAAATTGTATGCTAGATATTGAGTCTTATTATCGTTTATAGGCTTTCGTTCTGTAAATAGCGTCATCAAAAACAAACTCATTAAAAATATAGTAAACGGAAACATTTTGCTGATATAGTGATAAAATGAACCTGTAAATTTAAAAAAGGTATAAAAAGTAAAGATTAAGACCGCAAAAATACCTGCAACATACATCCCAAAAATGTCTGATTTAAAAATGATATTCAAAATACTTTGAATTGAATACCCCAATATATCTGAACCTAAAGGAACATAAGCAACGGTATAGTATCCTATTAGTAGTGTCTCAACACATAGAAGGAGAACTAAAATTGTAAAAATAAATTTAATTCCTAGCCGAGGTTTTACATGCTCTAATAAACGATATGGAAGTACAAAAATTAATGCAATTAATGAACTAAAACCTATATGATGGATTAAAGCAAGAAAAAAACTCACTCCAAAAATTTGATCTGTAACCCCTTTACCATAAAGTGTAACATACTGATAAACACAAAGTAACACAAGGCAAAACAGATATGCTAGAATTAACCTAGTATACCCCCTTAATGTCGCTTTGCGAAGTATGTTTACCTTAACCTCCATACCTATGCCGTTTTTGCAAATCCTTTACGCGTTATTGTTCCCCAACCCGACTTAATTTTAAATAGTTTTTTATAATTTCCTCGTACTGCTGCAAAGACAACAATAGGATGAAAAACAAAAGGTTCAATAAGTGCACATCCCATCAAGATCAAAATATCTTTCACTTTTTTATATTCATTATAAGAGTATACTTCCCAAAGAATAGCATAGAAACTAAACATGATGGAATACATATAAATCATTGTAGTAATCGCTATAAAAAAAGGAACATTTAATATACCCAAATAGTAAAATAAAATGATGGAGAAAAACCCAAAAAATTCTAACAAAGGTGCTAACCATTCATAAAAAAACCAGTACGGATAACTTATCATTCCTAATCTACCATACTTAGGATTAAAGAACATATCTCTATGTTTGTAGAGGGTTTCAAAATTACCTCTAGACCACCGATCTCGTTGGTTTACTAATATTTTTCTACTTTCAGGAACTTCTGTCCAACATAAAGCATCGGGAATATATTCAATCGTATGTGGTAATTTATTTTCTACCATATACCTTCGCATACGAAAAACAATTTCCATATCTTCTCCTACAGTATGAGTATCATAACCACCACATGCCAATGCTATTTCACGATCAAAAAAACCAAAAGCACCTGAAATAATTAAAAGGCTATCCATACGACCAAAAGCCATTCTCCCTAATAAAAAAGATCTCGTATATTCTAAAAGTTGAAATCTTGCTAACCAATTTTTTGGTAATCGAATTTCTTCTAATGCTCCTCCATTAATAACACAAGAATTAGCAACGCGAATAACACCCCCTACTGCAATAACTCTCTTCTCTGAGCGCTGATAAAAAGATTTAACAACATGTAGCAAAGCATCTGGAAGCAATAAGCAATCTACATCTATACAACCAATATATTGATTTTCAGAAAGCTGCATTCCTGTATTTAATGCATCAGATTTTCCTCCATTTTCTTTATCTATTACAGTAAGTTTAGAGAAGGATTGTTGCGTAGATTTATATATTCCTCGTATAGGTTTAGACTTCCAATTTGGATCTATAGGCCTATTGATTTTTATTAAATCATAGGCATCTATCATTTTTTGTAAGGTATCATCCTTGCTCCCATCATTGACTACCATAACCTCGTAGTTGACATATTTTAAGGACAAAAGTGATCTAATATTTTCTACGATAGTCATACCCTCATTGAATGCGGGCGCTACTATTGTAAGGCTTGGCGCTAACGGAGAAGCCATAACCTTTGATAAATCTCCAAAACTATTCTTATTTTTATAATGTAACGAACCTCTCGTAGATAAATACCCCATCACGGTAAAAAGGGTAAATAGCACGCTTGTAAACACAAAAAAAACAATGTTTATATACTCTAAAATGATATTTAAAAAACCGCTATCCATGCAGTTTATCTATTACAGTGGCAGGAAAATCTAATAATTGCTGAAAAAATCCTTGCTCCTCCTTAGTCAATGCTTGCTCGTGTTTTATAAGCTTAGCCTCCTCAATAACGGCAACGTTATCCCGAAGTTCTTCTGAGGTTAAATCGACTTCAAAATTTAAATCGAAAAGACCTAAGTTCTTTGATTCTTTGAAATCTTTCTCTTCTACTAAAAAACAATATTCTAAAGATTTTAAACCATCTACTACACCTAGATTACTAGATAGTTTTAATTCATTTTTATCTCCCTTGATTTCTACATTGCCATTAAGCGGTAAAGAAGAATTCTTTAAAACCTCATTAGGTACTTTTTTAACTAAATGTTCTATTTCAAGCTCCGCTTGTGCCAACATTAGCCTTTCATTGACTGCAGCTTTTATAAATGTAACTTTAGATTTGACTTCATTGTTAGGATAATTTTGTAAACTATTTAAAAACTCAATATCTTTTTCATCGGCCAATGTAATCATCTCATCTAACAGCAATAGTTTACATTCATCATCTGATTTCTCGAACAAGGATTTAAAAATACTTTGATAGCTTGCCGATAATTCCTTTGTAGCATTACAAACCTCAAAATTATCTTCCTCCGAAATAACAGAAATTGCCTCATCTTCATTACTTGTGAATTCTGTTACTGGATGCTCTATTGTCGTATTTATTTCTTCCTCAAACGGAAGATCTTGAAGATTAATAAGGGTAGCTTCCTCTTGGAGAAGCTGCTCTACCGCCGACTCTGAAAAATCTTCATCTACCAATTGCTCATTTAGCGGAGCTTCTTTAGGCACAAATTCTACCATAGCGGCATACATCCTATCTATAATATCTACTTGTGGCAATGTACCCTCAGAAATCTCTTGCGACTCTTGTAACTGTTCTGCCAGATTTTCATTATCCGCTGTAATTCGTGTAGTTGTATTAAAATTTAATGGTGGTTCTTCCGCGTCCTCATCAAATAATTCTATATCTTCTGTAGGGATTATATATTCTGGTTGAATAGCGTTTATAGCACTTAAGGCTTTACTTTTTACCGTGAAATTAGTTTCTTTATTCGCTACATCTAGCAAAAACAAAATCTCTTCTTTATCACCAAATTCGGCCAAGGTATCTAAAATTGCTAGCTTAATATTTGTCTTATTATGCCAAAAAGCAGCCTTTAAGGTTGGTTTTGCTTCTTCCATATAAAATTGCTTTATACAGTGAATAGCTTCTAACTTTATATTACTATTTCTATGACGAATCAAAGCTATTATAGAGCCTCTTGAATCATCTTGATCATAATGTTTTATAAGTCTTAATGAAAATAAAACAACATGCTTATTTTTAGAGGTAAGCCATTTGTAAAAACGTGGTGGTTTAAAATCTTCATAATTAGAAAGTACTTCTAAAATTTTTAACTGTTGCCATTCTGATATTTGATACACGGTAGTATCAAGGAAATAGGAAATACCTTTGCTATCTAGTGTTACTGAAGAAATTTCTGCCTGCTTACGGATTACCGATCTTTTATCATTTATAAAACCACTAATAAAGCTATAAGATTCTGCTACTTGCATTTGTGTTAACTCAAACATAGCTTGGGAAATTTTTTGCCATTTCCAACTTTTAAGCTTTTCAAAGGCACGAATTTCTAAGTTTAAATCTTTATATAATTTAAATAACTGTTTTCTGGTATCACCTGAAACATCTTTTTTAAGATCTAGCAGTATCTCTGTTAAAACCTTTTCATTTTCAGGATCTTTAATAAGCTCTCTTATTGCTACTTTTTTCTGAATATAACTTTTCTTTTCATCCTTAGATCCCTCTTGTTCTTGATAAAATAAAAACTCGCTCACCAATGGAGCTAGTATATTTTTACGCCTGTTAGTATCCGCTGATTTTTTTAAAAACTTATTTCTAAAAAAAAAGATAGCAATAAAATATACACCTGCAAGAATTACAAACAAAGCAGATAAATCCCACAAAATATCCGTATGGATCTTC
This genomic stretch from Cellulophaga algicola DSM 14237 harbors:
- a CDS encoding glycosyltransferase family 2 protein; this encodes MDSGFLNIILEYINIVFFVFTSVLFTLFTVMGYLSTRGSLHYKNKNSFGDLSKVMASPLAPSLTIVAPAFNEGMTIVENIRSLLSLKYVNYEVMVVNDGSKDDTLQKMIDAYDLIKINRPIDPNWKSKPIRGIYKSTQQSFSKLTVIDKENGGKSDALNTGMQLSENQYIGCIDVDCLLLPDALLHVVKSFYQRSEKRVIAVGGVIRVANSCVINGGALEEIRLPKNWLARFQLLEYTRSFLLGRMAFGRMDSLLIISGAFGFFDREIALACGGYDTHTVGEDMEIVFRMRRYMVENKLPHTIEYIPDALCWTEVPESRKILVNQRDRWSRGNFETLYKHRDMFFNPKYGRLGMISYPYWFFYEWLAPLLEFFGFFSIILFYYLGILNVPFFIAITTMIYMYSIMFSFYAILWEVYSYNEYKKVKDILILMGCALIEPFVFHPIVVFAAVRGNYKKLFKIKSGWGTITRKGFAKTA
- a CDS encoding HEAT repeat domain-containing protein encodes the protein MKFPQLKIVHLISTPKIHTDILWDLSALFVILAGVYFIAIFFFRNKFLKKSADTNRRKNILAPLVSEFLFYQEQEGSKDEKKSYIQKKVAIRELIKDPENEKVLTEILLDLKKDVSGDTRKQLFKLYKDLNLEIRAFEKLKSWKWQKISQAMFELTQMQVAESYSFISGFINDKRSVIRKQAEISSVTLDSKGISYFLDTTVYQISEWQQLKILEVLSNYEDFKPPRFYKWLTSKNKHVVLFSLRLIKHYDQDDSRGSIIALIRHRNSNIKLEAIHCIKQFYMEEAKPTLKAAFWHNKTNIKLAILDTLAEFGDKEEILFLLDVANKETNFTVKSKALSAINAIQPEYIIPTEDIELFDEDAEEPPLNFNTTTRITADNENLAEQLQESQEISEGTLPQVDIIDRMYAAMVEFVPKEAPLNEQLVDEDFSESAVEQLLQEEATLINLQDLPFEEEINTTIEHPVTEFTSNEDEAISVISEEDNFEVCNATKELSASYQSIFKSLFEKSDDECKLLLLDEMITLADEKDIEFLNSLQNYPNNEVKSKVTFIKAAVNERLMLAQAELEIEHLVKKVPNEVLKNSSLPLNGNVEIKGDKNELKLSSNLGVVDGLKSLEYCFLVEEKDFKESKNLGLFDLNFEVDLTSEELRDNVAVIEEAKLIKHEQALTKEEQGFFQQLLDFPATVIDKLHG